A genomic window from Micromonospora sp. WMMA1947 includes:
- a CDS encoding M23 family metallopeptidase, with protein sequence MKDPVQHSSPTPDNAPARHRRPRRARRTVYVVTGAVALLGLGIGGVVVTTAPADPTPAAVDLGAAARADDAARADRSAREPLTPSPVPASPSPSPSATTTTPAPKKTATAKPKPKPKKKTVAKKPTWVIPMKGAGITSCYGPRWGTQHAGIDFAMPAGTPIHAAAAGTVVKAGDVGDGYGISVFIDHHNGYLTHYAHQSRLAVAVGDTVKAGQVIGYEGSTGDSTGPHLHFEVHQGAMWNQIDPAPFLRARGIDVAC encoded by the coding sequence ATGAAGGATCCCGTGCAGCACAGCAGCCCCACCCCGGACAACGCTCCCGCCCGGCACCGGCGTCCTCGCCGCGCCCGGCGCACCGTTTACGTGGTCACCGGCGCGGTGGCCCTGCTCGGCCTCGGCATCGGTGGCGTCGTCGTCACCACCGCCCCGGCCGACCCCACACCGGCCGCCGTCGACCTCGGTGCCGCGGCCCGCGCCGACGACGCCGCCCGCGCCGACCGCTCGGCCCGCGAGCCGCTCACCCCGTCGCCCGTACCGGCCAGCCCGTCGCCGAGCCCGAGCGCGACCACGACCACCCCGGCACCGAAGAAGACGGCGACCGCGAAGCCCAAGCCCAAGCCGAAGAAGAAGACGGTCGCGAAGAAGCCGACCTGGGTCATCCCGATGAAGGGCGCCGGCATCACGTCCTGCTACGGGCCCCGCTGGGGCACCCAGCACGCCGGCATCGACTTCGCCATGCCGGCCGGCACACCGATCCACGCCGCCGCGGCGGGCACCGTGGTCAAGGCCGGTGACGTGGGCGACGGCTACGGCATCTCGGTCTTCATCGACCACCACAACGGCTACCTGACCCACTACGCCCACCAGAGCCGGCTCGCCGTCGCCGTGGGCGACACGGTCAAGGCCGGTCAGGTCATCGGCTACGAGGGCTCCACCGGCGACTCCACCGGCCCGCACCTGCACTTCGAGGTGCACCAGGGCGCGATGTGGAACCAGATCGACCCGGCGCCGTTCCTGCGCGCCCGGGGCATCGACGTGGCCTGCTGA
- a CDS encoding chorismate mutase has product MMTDVVESSGSPARNGRPAGGDPTGAAAARTGTDDVAAAERIGEIRRRIDEIDRTLIALWQERAALSQEVGATRMASGGTRLVLSREREILERFRGELGADGTQLALLLLRAGRGPL; this is encoded by the coding sequence ATGATGACTGACGTGGTGGAGTCCAGCGGCAGCCCGGCGCGCAACGGCCGGCCGGCCGGCGGCGACCCGACCGGCGCCGCGGCGGCCCGGACCGGCACCGACGACGTGGCGGCGGCGGAGCGGATCGGTGAGATCCGGCGGCGGATCGACGAGATCGACCGCACCCTCATCGCGCTCTGGCAGGAGCGGGCCGCGCTCTCCCAGGAGGTCGGCGCGACCCGGATGGCCTCCGGCGGGACCCGGCTCGTGCTCTCCCGCGAGCGGGAGATCCTGGAGCGGTTCCGCGGCGAACTCGGCGCCGACGGCACCCAGCTGGCGCTTCTGCTGCTGCGCGCCGGTCGCGGCCCGCTGTGA
- a CDS encoding ABC transporter ATP-binding protein produces the protein MSEQSAPGADGSGRPSGRLLEVDDLRVEFRTRDGVAKVINGVTYHVDAGETLAVLGESGSGKSVTAQTIMGILDTPPGFVTGGQVRFHGKDMLTMSAEQRRRIRGEGIAMIFQDSLSALNPVFTVGFQIAEQFRVRRGMSRSDAKKRAIEMLDQVKIPNAKGRFSNYPHQFSGGMRQRAMIAMSLALDPEVLIADEPTTALDVTVQAQIMDLLGELQRERQMGMILITHDLGVVADVADRIAVMYAGRIVEEADVYDLYRKPGHPYTLGLLNSIPRMDEKGQELRTIKGLPPNLMNIPPGCAFNPRCPMAQPVCREKVPPLLQLGNGRASACHFAEELVNRD, from the coding sequence GTGTCCGAGCAGTCCGCCCCGGGCGCCGACGGATCCGGCCGCCCCTCGGGCCGCCTGCTCGAGGTCGACGACCTTCGGGTGGAGTTCCGCACCCGGGACGGCGTCGCCAAGGTCATCAACGGGGTCACGTACCACGTCGACGCGGGGGAGACCCTCGCCGTGCTCGGCGAGTCCGGCTCCGGCAAGAGCGTCACCGCGCAGACCATCATGGGCATCCTGGACACCCCGCCCGGGTTCGTCACCGGCGGGCAGGTCCGCTTCCACGGCAAGGACATGCTCACCATGTCCGCGGAGCAGCGGCGGCGGATCCGGGGCGAGGGCATCGCCATGATCTTCCAGGACTCGCTCTCCGCCCTCAACCCGGTTTTCACAGTCGGCTTCCAGATCGCCGAGCAGTTCCGCGTCCGGCGCGGCATGAGCCGCTCGGACGCCAAGAAGCGCGCGATCGAGATGCTCGACCAGGTGAAGATCCCCAACGCCAAGGGGCGGTTCAGCAACTACCCGCACCAGTTCTCCGGCGGTATGCGGCAGCGCGCCATGATCGCCATGTCGCTGGCGCTGGACCCCGAGGTGCTGATCGCAGACGAGCCGACCACCGCGCTGGACGTGACCGTGCAGGCCCAGATCATGGACCTGCTCGGCGAACTCCAGCGGGAGCGGCAGATGGGCATGATCCTGATCACCCACGACCTCGGCGTGGTCGCCGACGTCGCGGACCGGATCGCGGTCATGTACGCCGGCCGGATCGTCGAGGAAGCCGACGTCTACGACCTGTACCGCAAGCCGGGGCACCCGTACACGCTCGGCCTGCTCAACTCGATCCCGCGGATGGACGAGAAGGGGCAGGAGCTCCGCACCATCAAGGGCCTCCCGCCGAACCTGATGAACATCCCGCCGGGCTGCGCGTTCAACCCGCGGTGCCCGATGGCGCAGCCGGTCTGCCGGGAGAAGGTCCCGCCGCTGCTGCAACTGGGCAACGGCCGGGCCAGCGCCTGCCACTTCGCCGAGGAGCTGGTGAACCGTGACTGA
- the sucD gene encoding succinate--CoA ligase subunit alpha — protein MAIWLTKDSKVIVQGMTGSEGSKHTRRMLAAGTNVVGGVNPRKAGTTVDFDGTELPVFASVADAMKETGADVTVIFVPPQFTKAAVVEAIDAGIDLAVVITEGVPVHDTAAFWAYNQSKGERTRIIGPNCPGIASPGASNAGIIPADITGSGRIGLVSKSGTLTYQMMYELRDIGFSTCVGIGGDPIIGTTHIDALAAFEADPETDAIVMIGEIGGDAEERAAEFIKANVTKPVVGYIAGFTAPPGKTMGHAGAIISGSAGTADAKKAALEAVGVKVGKTPTETANLMRELMSGR, from the coding sequence ATGGCTATCTGGCTGACCAAGGACTCCAAGGTCATCGTGCAGGGGATGACCGGTTCCGAGGGTTCCAAGCACACCCGGCGGATGCTCGCCGCCGGCACCAACGTGGTCGGCGGTGTCAACCCGCGCAAGGCCGGCACCACTGTCGACTTCGACGGCACCGAGCTGCCCGTCTTCGCCTCCGTCGCGGACGCGATGAAGGAGACCGGCGCGGACGTCACTGTCATCTTCGTACCGCCGCAGTTCACCAAGGCCGCGGTCGTCGAGGCGATCGACGCCGGCATCGACCTGGCCGTGGTGATCACCGAGGGCGTGCCGGTGCACGACACCGCCGCGTTCTGGGCGTACAACCAGTCCAAGGGCGAGCGCACCCGGATCATCGGCCCGAACTGCCCGGGCATCGCCTCGCCGGGCGCCTCGAACGCCGGCATCATCCCGGCCGACATCACCGGCTCCGGCCGCATCGGCCTGGTCAGCAAGAGCGGCACGCTGACCTACCAGATGATGTACGAGCTGCGCGACATCGGCTTCTCCACCTGCGTCGGCATCGGCGGTGACCCGATCATCGGCACCACCCACATCGACGCCCTGGCCGCCTTCGAGGCGGACCCGGAGACCGACGCGATCGTCATGATCGGTGAGATCGGCGGCGACGCCGAGGAGCGGGCGGCCGAGTTCATCAAGGCCAACGTCACCAAGCCGGTGGTCGGCTACATCGCCGGCTTCACCGCCCCGCCCGGCAAGACCATGGGTCACGCCGGCGCGATCATCTCGGGCTCGGCGGGCACCGCCGACGCCAAGAAGGCAGCGCTGGAGGCGGTGGGCGTCAAGGTCGGCAAGACCCCGACCGAGACCGCCAACCTGATGCGGGAGCTCATGTCCGGCCGCTGA
- a CDS encoding ABC transporter permease, which produces MSDPNTASIVTTPPATMPTQAGSGAPTNAGLPESAKQQKPRGLLGDAWIDLRRKPLFWISATIIVVFLVMAAFPWLFTSGDAVNGTLERSRVEPSSSAWFGYDVQGRDVYARVIYGARASIVVAVVSTFLTLLVGGTMGIIAGYRGGWVDALLSRIADIFFGLPFVLGSIVILTTFNGSGTDNGEWTIMGLVILSLSVLSWPVVMRLMRSSVLATKEADYIVAARALGAGTGRIILKHLLPNCLAPLLVYGTIMVGSFIGAEATLSFLGIGLKSPVVSWGIMISEAQNYIRVSPYLLFFPAAFLVAAVLSFVMLGEAVREALDPKLR; this is translated from the coding sequence ATGAGTGACCCGAATACCGCGTCGATCGTGACGACGCCGCCCGCGACCATGCCCACCCAGGCCGGTTCGGGCGCTCCCACCAACGCCGGCCTGCCGGAGAGCGCGAAGCAGCAGAAGCCGCGTGGTCTGCTCGGCGACGCCTGGATCGACCTGCGCCGCAAGCCCTTGTTCTGGATCTCGGCGACGATCATCGTGGTGTTCCTCGTGATGGCGGCCTTCCCCTGGCTGTTCACCTCCGGCGACGCGGTCAACGGCACGCTGGAGCGCAGCCGGGTCGAGCCGTCCTCCTCCGCGTGGTTCGGCTACGACGTGCAGGGCCGCGACGTCTACGCCCGGGTCATCTACGGCGCCCGCGCCTCGATCGTGGTCGCGGTGGTCTCCACCTTCCTGACGCTGCTGGTCGGCGGCACGATGGGCATCATCGCCGGCTACCGCGGCGGCTGGGTGGACGCGCTGCTCTCCCGCATCGCGGACATCTTCTTCGGCCTGCCGTTCGTGCTCGGCTCGATCGTCATCCTGACCACGTTCAACGGGTCCGGCACCGACAACGGCGAGTGGACGATCATGGGGCTGGTCATCCTGTCCCTGAGCGTGCTGAGCTGGCCGGTCGTGATGCGGCTGATGCGCTCCTCGGTGCTCGCCACCAAGGAGGCCGACTACATCGTGGCGGCCCGCGCGCTCGGCGCCGGCACCGGCCGGATCATCCTCAAGCACCTGCTGCCGAACTGCCTGGCCCCGCTGCTGGTCTACGGCACGATCATGGTCGGTTCGTTCATCGGCGCGGAGGCCACGCTCTCGTTCCTGGGCATCGGCCTGAAGAGCCCGGTCGTCTCCTGGGGCATCATGATCAGCGAGGCGCAGAACTACATCCGGGTCTCGCCGTACCTGCTGTTCTTCCCCGCCGCGTTCCTCGTCGCCGCCGTGCTGAGCTTCGTCATGCTCGGTGAGGCGGTCCGCGAGGCCCTCGACCCGAAGCTCCGTTAG
- the pcrA gene encoding DNA helicase PcrA has protein sequence MHPLFDIPTSPSAPESPPAPESRPTPPRRPGAAGSDPRALLDGLNGPQRDAVTHAGSPLLIVAGAGSGKTRVLTNRIAYLLAARDVHPGEIIAITFTNKAAGEMKERVAALVGPRARLMWVSTFHSACVRILRAEHEHAGLKSTFSIYDADDSRRLMQMVARELDLDPKRYPARGLAAQVSNLKNELVDPEEFAGRAKGPNERALAEAYTLYQRRLREAHALDFDDLIMTTVHLLQSHPHVAESYRRRFRHVLVDEYQDTNHAQYVLIKELVSGTEGIPPAELCVVGDADQSIYAFRGATIRNILEFERDFTDARTILLEQNYRSTQTILNAANAVIDRNTSRKPKRLWSDAGSGEQIVGYVADTEHAEADWVAREIDRLVDDGDTRPGDVAVFYRTNAMSRVFEEVFIRVGLPYKVVGGVRFYERKEVRDALAYLRAVVNDDDTVSLRRILNTPRRGIGERAEACVEALAARDRISFGAALRRAKDAPGISTRAANGIAEFVALLDAARELADTGTPEEVLEAVLTRSGYLAELEESLDPQDAGRVDNLQELVSVAREYTERIEALGADDERATLAGFLEQVALVADADQIPASPGSAPDGAEADDATPHQGVVTLMTLHTAKGLEFPVVFLTGLEDGVFPHLRSLGDTRELEEERRLAYVGITRARQRLYLSRAVTRSAWGAPAYNPPSRFLEELPPELVRWERTEGSYTSWGGGGGGVGGRADRVGRGGFAGGTPKATELAKRLGVDASRLSTASELKQAPKVSAGDRVNHQRYGLGRVLAVEGAGPGARAQIDFGDQTMWLVLRHAPIDKL, from the coding sequence ATGCATCCTCTCTTCGACATCCCCACATCCCCGTCCGCGCCGGAGTCCCCGCCCGCGCCGGAGTCCCGGCCGACCCCGCCGCGCCGCCCCGGGGCCGCCGGGTCGGACCCGCGGGCCCTCCTCGACGGCCTGAACGGCCCCCAGCGGGACGCGGTGACCCACGCCGGCTCCCCGCTGCTGATCGTGGCCGGTGCCGGGTCCGGCAAGACCCGGGTGCTGACCAACCGGATCGCCTACCTGCTCGCCGCCCGCGACGTGCACCCCGGCGAGATCATCGCGATCACGTTCACCAACAAGGCCGCCGGCGAGATGAAGGAGCGGGTGGCCGCGCTGGTCGGCCCGCGCGCCCGGCTCATGTGGGTCTCGACGTTCCACTCCGCCTGCGTACGCATCCTGCGCGCCGAGCACGAGCACGCCGGCCTGAAGTCGACGTTCTCGATCTACGACGCGGACGACTCGCGCCGGTTGATGCAGATGGTCGCCCGCGAGCTGGACCTGGACCCGAAGCGCTACCCGGCCCGGGGCCTGGCCGCCCAGGTGTCGAACCTGAAGAACGAGCTGGTCGACCCGGAGGAGTTCGCCGGCCGGGCCAAGGGGCCGAACGAGCGGGCGCTGGCCGAGGCGTACACGCTCTACCAGCGGCGGCTGCGCGAGGCGCACGCGCTGGACTTCGACGACCTGATCATGACGACCGTGCACCTGCTCCAGTCGCACCCGCACGTGGCGGAGAGCTACCGGCGGCGGTTCCGGCACGTGCTCGTCGACGAATACCAGGACACCAACCACGCCCAGTACGTGCTGATCAAGGAGCTGGTCTCCGGCACCGAGGGGATCCCGCCGGCCGAGCTGTGCGTGGTCGGTGACGCCGACCAGTCGATCTACGCGTTCCGCGGCGCCACCATCCGCAACATCCTGGAGTTCGAGCGGGACTTCACCGACGCCCGCACGATCCTGCTGGAGCAGAACTACCGCTCGACCCAGACCATCCTCAACGCGGCGAACGCGGTCATCGACCGCAACACCTCCCGCAAGCCGAAGCGGCTGTGGAGCGACGCCGGGTCCGGCGAGCAGATCGTCGGGTACGTCGCCGACACCGAGCACGCCGAGGCCGACTGGGTGGCCCGGGAGATCGACCGGCTGGTCGACGACGGCGACACCCGCCCGGGCGACGTCGCGGTGTTCTACCGCACCAACGCCATGTCCCGCGTGTTCGAGGAGGTGTTCATCCGGGTCGGCCTGCCCTACAAGGTGGTCGGCGGGGTGCGCTTCTACGAGCGCAAGGAGGTCCGCGACGCGCTCGCGTACCTGCGCGCGGTGGTGAACGACGACGACACGGTCAGCCTGCGCCGCATCCTCAACACCCCGCGCCGGGGCATCGGCGAGCGGGCCGAGGCGTGCGTGGAGGCGCTGGCCGCGCGGGACCGCATCTCCTTCGGCGCCGCGCTGCGCCGGGCCAAGGACGCACCGGGCATCTCGACCCGGGCGGCGAACGGCATCGCCGAGTTCGTCGCGCTGCTCGACGCGGCCCGGGAGCTGGCCGACACCGGCACGCCGGAGGAGGTGCTGGAGGCGGTGCTGACCCGCTCCGGCTACCTGGCCGAGCTGGAGGAGAGCCTCGACCCGCAGGACGCCGGCCGGGTGGACAACCTCCAGGAACTGGTGAGCGTCGCCCGGGAGTACACCGAGCGGATCGAGGCGCTCGGCGCCGACGACGAGCGGGCCACGCTCGCGGGGTTCCTGGAGCAGGTGGCGCTCGTCGCCGACGCCGACCAGATCCCTGCGTCACCGGGCTCGGCGCCTGACGGCGCCGAGGCAGACGACGCCACGCCTCATCAGGGCGTGGTCACCCTCATGACGCTGCACACGGCGAAGGGCCTGGAGTTCCCGGTGGTCTTCCTGACCGGCCTGGAGGACGGCGTCTTCCCGCACCTGCGCTCGCTCGGCGACACCCGCGAGCTGGAGGAGGAGCGGCGGCTGGCGTACGTGGGCATCACCCGGGCCCGCCAGCGCCTCTACCTGTCCCGCGCGGTGACCCGCTCGGCGTGGGGCGCGCCCGCCTACAACCCGCCGTCGCGGTTCCTGGAGGAGTTGCCGCCGGAGCTGGTCCGCTGGGAGCGCACCGAGGGGTCGTACACCTCGTGGGGTGGCGGGGGCGGCGGCGTCGGCGGCCGGGCGGACCGCGTGGGCCGCGGTGGCTTCGCCGGCGGCACGCCGAAGGCGACCGAGCTGGCGAAGCGGCTGGGCGTGGACGCCAGCCGGCTGTCCACCGCGAGCGAGCTGAAGCAGGCCCCGAAGGTCTCGGCCGGCGACCGGGTCAACCACCAGCGGTACGGCCTGGGCCGGGTGCTGGCGGTGGAGGGTGCCGGGCCGGGTGCCCGGGCGCAGATCGACTTCGGCGACCAGACCATGTGGCTGGTGCTGCGGCACGCCCCGATCGACAAGCTCTGA
- a CDS encoding ABC transporter permease, whose translation MGRYLLRRLLQLVPVFIGTTFLIYWLVWSVPGDPFAGKCGDRGCPPNYRAMMTEKYNLDESIWVQYASYMKNLLQGDFGITFGGREISDIIATSYPNTLKLAVVALAIEAVIGLGAGILTGLRRNGFLDNLVLVSTLFLIALPVFVIGFVLQWLLGVKWGIINPTVSNEMRFSELIVPGFVLGSASMAYIARVARTSIAENRRADYVRTAIAKGLPMRRVVGVHLLRNSLIPVVTLLGTDLGALMGGAIVTEGIFGINGIGRQVLRSIVTKESATVVGIVVVLVLVYLVMNLVVDLLYAALDPRIRYE comes from the coding sequence GCTCGTCTGGTCCGTGCCCGGTGACCCCTTCGCCGGCAAGTGCGGCGACCGCGGTTGCCCGCCCAACTACCGGGCCATGATGACCGAGAAGTACAACCTCGACGAGTCGATCTGGGTGCAGTACGCGAGCTACATGAAGAACCTTCTGCAGGGTGACTTCGGTATCACGTTCGGCGGTCGCGAGATCAGCGACATCATCGCCACGTCGTACCCGAACACCCTGAAGCTGGCGGTGGTCGCCCTCGCCATCGAGGCGGTGATCGGTCTCGGCGCCGGCATTCTCACCGGCCTGCGGCGCAACGGATTCCTGGACAATCTGGTCCTGGTCTCCACCCTCTTCCTGATCGCCCTTCCGGTCTTCGTCATCGGCTTCGTGCTGCAGTGGCTGCTCGGCGTCAAGTGGGGCATCATCAACCCGACCGTGTCCAACGAGATGCGGTTCAGTGAACTGATCGTGCCGGGCTTCGTGCTCGGAAGCGCATCGATGGCGTACATCGCCCGGGTGGCGCGTACGAGCATCGCCGAGAACCGGCGTGCCGACTACGTCCGTACCGCGATCGCCAAGGGCCTCCCGATGCGCCGCGTGGTCGGCGTGCACCTGCTCCGCAACTCGCTCATCCCGGTGGTCACCCTGCTCGGTACCGACCTCGGCGCGCTGATGGGTGGCGCGATCGTGACGGAGGGCATCTTCGGCATCAACGGCATCGGCCGGCAGGTGCTCCGCTCGATCGTCACCAAGGAGAGCGCTACCGTTGTCGGCATCGTGGTGGTGCTGGTGCTCGTCTATCTCGTGATGAACCTGGTGGTCGACCTGCTCTACGCCGCCCTCGACCCGAGGATCCGCTATGAGTGA
- a CDS encoding cobalamin B12-binding domain-containing protein produces MSSRIRVVVAKPGLDGHDRGAKVVARALRDAGMEVIYTGLHQTPEQIVETAIQEDADAVGLSVLSGAHMTLFKRVVELLTEREATDIVVFGGGIIPEADIPELERLGVAKIFTPGATTGSIVEWVRENVAQPVG; encoded by the coding sequence ATGAGCTCTCGTATCCGGGTCGTCGTCGCGAAGCCCGGCCTGGACGGCCACGACCGGGGGGCGAAGGTGGTCGCCCGCGCCCTGCGCGACGCGGGCATGGAGGTCATCTACACCGGCCTGCACCAGACGCCCGAGCAGATCGTCGAGACCGCCATCCAGGAGGACGCGGACGCGGTCGGCCTGTCGGTGCTCTCCGGCGCGCACATGACGTTGTTCAAGCGGGTCGTCGAACTGCTGACCGAGCGCGAGGCCACCGACATCGTGGTGTTCGGCGGCGGCATCATCCCCGAGGCCGACATCCCGGAGCTGGAGCGGCTCGGCGTCGCGAAGATCTTCACCCCGGGTGCCACCACCGGGTCGATCGTCGAGTGGGTACGGGAGAACGTGGCCCAGCCGGTCGGCTGA
- a CDS encoding M23 family metallopeptidase produces the protein MRQRLSSEPDRYRGRRRVPTPPRSRYAAVVTTAFVGAGIVAIGANALPDAKSVNPSVLDELRQASVASQDAADRGKSADTASRSDRSDSKATEQDPWLLPLHGYDFKSPYGMRWGKLHTGVDLVAPEGTPYKAVHAGTVTKAGWFGGYGYAVIVKHSDGSEAIYGHSSAVTVKEGQEVKAGDQLGLVGNTGHSYGSHLHLEIHVKGQPQDPVAFLKDRGVNIQLELEEFYSDVAAS, from the coding sequence GTGCGCCAGCGCCTGTCGTCTGAGCCCGATCGCTATCGCGGCCGCCGCCGCGTACCCACGCCCCCGCGGAGCCGCTACGCCGCGGTGGTCACCACCGCGTTCGTCGGCGCCGGCATCGTCGCCATCGGCGCGAACGCCCTCCCCGACGCCAAGAGCGTCAACCCGTCGGTCCTCGACGAGCTCCGGCAGGCCTCGGTCGCCAGCCAGGACGCCGCCGACCGTGGCAAGAGCGCGGACACCGCCTCCCGTTCCGACCGCTCCGACAGCAAGGCCACCGAGCAGGACCCATGGCTCCTGCCGCTGCACGGCTACGACTTCAAGTCCCCGTACGGCATGCGCTGGGGCAAGCTGCACACCGGCGTCGACCTGGTCGCCCCGGAGGGCACGCCCTACAAGGCGGTCCACGCCGGCACCGTCACCAAGGCCGGCTGGTTCGGCGGCTACGGCTACGCCGTCATCGTCAAGCACTCCGACGGCAGCGAGGCCATCTACGGCCACTCCTCCGCGGTGACGGTCAAGGAGGGCCAGGAGGTGAAGGCCGGTGACCAGCTCGGCCTGGTCGGCAACACCGGCCACTCCTACGGCTCCCACCTGCACCTGGAGATCCATGTCAAGGGCCAGCCGCAGGACCCGGTGGCGTTCCTGAAGGACCGCGGCGTGAACATCCAGCTCGAGCTCGAGGAGTTCTACAGCGACGTAGCCGCGTCCTGA
- a CDS encoding dipeptide ABC transporter ATP-binding protein: protein MTENIIEVRELVKHYPVTRGVVFKKTIGQVKAVDGVSFDLKAGETLGVVGESGCGKSTLARVLMNLEKPTGGQVLYKGQDISKLSGGALRRLRRQIQLVMQDPYTSLNPRMTVGDLIGEPFEIHPEVAPRGSRRSKVKELLDLVGLNPEHINRYPHQFSGGQRQRIGIARALALRPEVIVCDEPVSALDVSIQAQVMNLLEKLQAEFGLSYVFIAHDLSVVRHLSDRVAVMYLGKMVEIGTEDEIYERPTHPYTQALLSAVPVPDPTVRESKAIIRLQGDVPSPVSPPSGCRFRTRCWKAQDVCAQEVPLLQIRPGSDHPSACHFAEKREIVVTHEVA from the coding sequence GTGACTGAGAACATCATCGAGGTCCGTGAGCTGGTCAAGCACTACCCCGTGACCCGGGGTGTGGTGTTCAAGAAGACCATCGGCCAGGTCAAGGCGGTCGACGGCGTCTCCTTCGACCTCAAGGCCGGCGAGACGCTCGGCGTGGTCGGCGAGTCCGGCTGCGGCAAGTCGACGCTCGCCCGGGTGCTGATGAACCTGGAGAAGCCGACCGGCGGCCAGGTGCTCTACAAGGGCCAGGACATCTCCAAGCTCTCCGGTGGCGCGCTGCGGCGGTTGCGCCGGCAGATCCAGCTGGTGATGCAGGACCCGTACACCTCGCTGAACCCCCGGATGACGGTGGGCGACCTGATCGGCGAGCCGTTCGAGATCCACCCCGAGGTGGCCCCGCGCGGCAGCCGGCGCAGCAAGGTCAAGGAGCTGCTCGACCTGGTCGGCCTCAACCCGGAGCACATCAACCGGTACCCGCACCAGTTCTCCGGCGGTCAGCGGCAGCGCATCGGCATCGCCCGGGCGCTGGCGCTGCGGCCCGAGGTGATCGTCTGCGACGAGCCGGTGTCGGCCCTGGACGTCTCGATCCAGGCCCAGGTGATGAACCTGCTGGAGAAGCTCCAGGCCGAGTTCGGGCTGTCGTACGTCTTCATCGCCCACGACCTGTCCGTGGTGCGGCACCTCTCCGACCGGGTCGCCGTGATGTACCTGGGCAAGATGGTGGAGATCGGCACCGAGGACGAGATCTACGAGCGGCCGACCCACCCGTACACCCAGGCACTGCTGTCGGCGGTGCCGGTGCCGGACCCGACCGTGCGGGAGAGCAAGGCGATCATCCGGCTCCAGGGCGACGTGCCCTCGCCGGTCAGCCCGCCCTCGGGCTGCCGGTTCCGCACCCGGTGCTGGAAGGCGCAGGACGTCTGCGCCCAGGAGGTGCCGCTGCTCCAGATCCGGCCGGGCTCGGACCACCCGAGCGCCTGCCACTTCGCGGAGAAGCGGGAGATCGTCGTCACCCACGAGGTGGCCTGA
- the sucC gene encoding ADP-forming succinate--CoA ligase subunit beta, with product MDLYEYQGRDLFERHGLPVLAGGVATTPEEARAIAERLGGRVVVKAQVKVGGRGKAGGVKLAEGAEETVARATDILGMDIKGHTVHKVMITVTADVAEEYYFSYLLDRANRTFLCIASVAGGMDIEQVAAETPDRVVKAPIDANTGVDEAKAREIVSAAGFPAEIADQVVEVAVKLWQAFVAEDATLVEVNPLATTKDGKLLLLDAKVTLDENAGFRHPDHEALVDQASVDPLEQAAKAKDLNYVKLDGEVGIIGNGAGLVMSTLDVVAYAGERHGGVKPANFLDIGGGASAEVMANGLEIVLSDPSVKSVFVNVFGGITACDAVANGIVQALALLEQRGEKATKPLVVRLDGNNAEAGRAILDDAANPLIQRVDTMDGAAERAAELAAAGV from the coding sequence GTGGACCTGTACGAGTACCAGGGGCGGGACCTGTTCGAGCGGCACGGCTTGCCCGTGCTCGCCGGCGGCGTCGCCACGACCCCGGAGGAGGCCCGCGCGATCGCCGAACGCCTCGGCGGCCGGGTGGTCGTCAAGGCGCAGGTGAAGGTCGGTGGCCGCGGTAAGGCCGGCGGCGTGAAGCTGGCCGAGGGCGCGGAGGAGACGGTGGCCCGGGCCACCGACATCCTCGGCATGGACATCAAGGGTCACACCGTCCACAAGGTCATGATCACCGTGACCGCGGACGTGGCCGAGGAGTACTACTTCTCATACCTGCTCGACCGGGCGAACCGCACGTTCCTCTGCATCGCCAGCGTCGCCGGCGGCATGGACATCGAGCAGGTCGCGGCCGAGACGCCGGACCGGGTCGTGAAGGCACCGATCGACGCCAACACCGGCGTGGACGAGGCGAAGGCGCGCGAGATCGTCAGCGCGGCCGGATTCCCGGCCGAGATCGCCGACCAGGTGGTCGAGGTCGCGGTCAAGCTGTGGCAGGCGTTCGTGGCCGAGGACGCCACGCTCGTCGAGGTGAACCCGCTGGCCACCACCAAGGACGGCAAGCTGCTGCTCCTGGACGCCAAGGTCACCCTGGACGAGAACGCCGGGTTCCGGCACCCGGACCACGAGGCCCTGGTCGACCAGGCGTCGGTGGACCCGCTGGAGCAGGCCGCGAAGGCCAAGGACCTCAACTACGTCAAGCTCGACGGCGAGGTCGGCATCATCGGCAACGGCGCGGGCCTGGTCATGTCCACGCTCGACGTGGTCGCGTACGCGGGCGAGCGGCACGGCGGCGTCAAGCCGGCCAACTTCCTCGACATCGGCGGCGGCGCGAGCGCCGAGGTGATGGCGAACGGCCTGGAGATCGTCCTGTCCGACCCGTCGGTCAAGAGCGTCTTCGTCAACGTCTTCGGCGGCATCACCGCCTGCGACGCGGTCGCCAACGGCATCGTGCAGGCGCTGGCGCTGCTGGAGCAGCGCGGCGAGAAGGCCACCAAGCCGCTCGTCGTGCGCCTCGACGGCAACAACGCCGAGGCCGGTCGGGCGATCCTCGACGACGCGGCCAACCCGCTGATCCAGCGGGTCGACACCATGGACGGCGCGGCCGAGCGGGCCGCCGAGCTGGCAGCTGCGGGGGTCTGA